Proteins co-encoded in one Streptomyces diastaticus subsp. diastaticus genomic window:
- a CDS encoding PhzF family phenazine biosynthesis protein, which produces MRLRIIDAFTDRPFAGNPAGVVLLDAFPEDARLQLIAAEVNLSETAFAHPLPPGGEADWALRWFTPRCEVDLCGHATLATAHALTADGRARADGAPLRFATRSGVLTAAPNGGGHTLDLPTAPLAEEELPAGLAEALGTVPLSVHDTGPHCGDLLLELPGEKAVRELAPDHRGLVRHSRRGVVVTARADDPAAGYDFVSRGFFPRVGIDEDPVTGSAHTALAPFWSARLGRDRLTGLQGGARTGIVRTELRGDRTLLTGDAVTVFDGAILA; this is translated from the coding sequence ATGCGCCTGCGAATCATCGATGCCTTCACCGACCGGCCCTTCGCCGGGAATCCGGCCGGGGTCGTCCTCCTCGACGCCTTTCCGGAGGACGCGCGACTCCAGCTGATCGCCGCCGAGGTGAACCTCTCCGAGACCGCCTTCGCCCACCCGCTGCCGCCGGGTGGCGAGGCCGACTGGGCACTGCGCTGGTTCACCCCGCGGTGCGAGGTGGACCTGTGCGGCCACGCCACCCTCGCCACCGCTCACGCCCTCACCGCCGACGGGAGGGCGCGGGCCGACGGCGCCCCGCTGCGTTTCGCCACCCGCAGCGGTGTCCTGACGGCGGCACCGAACGGCGGCGGGCACACCCTGGACCTCCCGACGGCGCCGCTGGCCGAGGAGGAGCTCCCGGCGGGGCTCGCCGAGGCCCTGGGCACCGTGCCGCTGAGCGTCCACGACACCGGCCCGCACTGCGGCGACCTGCTGCTGGAGCTGCCCGGCGAGAAGGCCGTCCGCGAGCTGGCGCCCGACCACCGGGGCCTCGTCCGCCACAGCCGGCGCGGCGTCGTCGTCACCGCCCGGGCCGACGATCCCGCCGCGGGCTACGACTTCGTCTCCCGCGGCTTCTTCCCGCGGGTCGGCATCGACGAGGACCCCGTCACGGGCAGCGCCCACACCGCCCTCGCCCCGTTCTGGTCGGCCCGCCTCGGACGCGACCGGTTGACCGGGCTCCAGGGCGGAGCGCGCACCGGGATCGTCCGGACCGAACTGCGCGGCGACCGCACGCTCCTGACGGGGGACGCGGTCACCGTGTTCGACGGCGCGATCCTGGCGTGA
- a CDS encoding PadR family transcriptional regulator, which produces MRVHGHEHEHEHGRGHGRQFGPDRRGPGSEWAEWWGGGRRGPDGDDRRRAAFGPFGPGFGPGGPWGGRGGGRGRARRGDVRASILALLADRPMHGYEMIQEIAERSGGAWKPSPGSVYPTLQLLEDEGLIASESGGGKKLFALTEEGRSAAEAGPEAPWEEVGRGVDWESVNEIRQAGAGLMEAFGQVWKTGTKEQREKALAVVNDARKRLYLILADQD; this is translated from the coding sequence ATGCGCGTCCACGGACACGAGCACGAGCATGAGCACGGACGGGGGCACGGGCGGCAGTTCGGTCCCGACCGGCGAGGACCCGGTTCCGAGTGGGCCGAGTGGTGGGGAGGGGGCAGGCGAGGGCCCGACGGCGACGACCGGCGCCGCGCGGCCTTCGGGCCGTTCGGTCCCGGCTTCGGGCCCGGTGGCCCCTGGGGCGGGCGCGGCGGCGGGCGGGGGAGGGCGCGGCGCGGTGACGTGCGCGCCTCGATCCTCGCGCTGCTGGCCGACCGGCCGATGCACGGCTACGAGATGATCCAGGAGATCGCCGAGCGCAGCGGCGGCGCCTGGAAGCCCAGCCCCGGATCGGTGTACCCGACGCTCCAGCTCCTGGAGGACGAGGGTCTCATCGCCAGTGAGAGCGGTGGCGGCAAGAAGCTGTTCGCGCTCACCGAGGAGGGCCGGTCCGCCGCCGAGGCGGGGCCGGAAGCCCCCTGGGAGGAGGTCGGCCGCGGCGTCGACTGGGAGAGCGTCAACGAGATCCGCCAGGCCGGTGCCGGGCTGATGGAGGCGTTCGGCCAGGTCTGGAAGACCGGCACCAAGGAGCAGCGGGAGAAGGCGCTGGCCGTCGTCAACGACGCCCGCAAGCGGCTCTACCTGATCCTCGCCGACCAGGACTGA